From the Euphorbia lathyris chromosome 6, ddEupLath1.1, whole genome shotgun sequence genome, one window contains:
- the LOC136233180 gene encoding uncharacterized membrane protein At1g16860, which yields MGTRIPSHQLRNGLLVSGRPEQFKEKQPTMASRAVPYTGGDIKKSGELGKMFDIPVLDQHTATPPSLPKLPSRPSSSSQHNSGSVRSGPNSGPVKKFSGPMPLQPTGLITSGPLASGPLSSGSIPSSHRRSGQLDHSFSGGGSASSKTLYGSAVTSLTEDVKVGFRVSRPVVWVVLVAVAMGLLVGGFLMVAVKKAIILLAVGAILVPVFMGLIWNCVWGRRGLLAFVRKFPDAELRGAIDGQYVKVTGVVTCGSIPLESSYQRIPRCVYVSTELYEYRGCGGKSAYPKHRFFSWGSRYSERYVADFYISDFQSGLRAQVKAGFGAKVAPFVKPATVADVKAGTRDLSPGFLRWLADRSLSSDDRIMRLKEGYIKEGSTVSVMGVVRRHDNVLMIVPPHEPVSTGCQWFQCLLPTYVEGLVLTCDDNQDTDVVPV from the exons ATGGGGACCCGAATTCCCTCTCACCAGCTCCGAAATGGCCTCCTCGTCTCCGGCCGACCCGAACAGTTCAAAGAAAAGCAACCTACAATGGCGTCACGCGCCGTTCCTTACACCGGCGGCGACATCAAGAAATCCGGAGAATTAGGCAAAATGTTTGACATTCCTGTCCTTGATCAACACACTGCTACTCCTCCTTCGTTGCCTAAGCTTCCTTCTcgtccttcctcctcttctcaacATAACAGTGGATCCGTTCGATCAGGCCCTAATTCCGGTCCTGTCAAGAAATTCTCCGGTCCTATGCCTCTTCAACCCACCGGTCTCATCACTTCCGGTCCTCTTGCCTCTGGCCCATTAAGCTCCGGCTCAATTCCATCGTCTCATCGGAGATCTGGACAGCTCGACCATTCCTTCTCTGGTGGTGGCTCTGCCTCGTCTAAAACGCTTTATGGCTCTGCCGTTACTAGCTTAACGGAGGATGTGAAGGTCGGTTTTAGGGTTTCGAGGCCGGTAGTGTGGGTTGTTTTGGTTGCAGTAGCCATGGGATTGCTCGTCGGCGGGTTCTTAATGGTGGCTGTCAAAAAAGCTATCATTCTATTGGCGGTCGGAGCGATATTGGTGCCGGTGTTTATGGGGCTTATTTGGAATTGCGTGTGGGGGAGGAGGGGTTTGTTAGCATTTGTTAGGAAATTTCCTGATGCTGAGCTTAGAGGTGCCATTGATGGACAGTACGTCAAGGTCACCGGG GTTGTTACCTGTGGCAGTATACCTTTGGAATCATCGTACCAGAGGATACCCAGGTGTGTGTATGTCTCCACAGAGTTGTATGAATATAGGGGTTGTGGAGGAAAATCAGCCTATCCCAAGCATCGTTTCTTTTCATGGGGATCTCGATACTCCGAG AGATATGTAGCAGACTTTTACATATCAGATTTCCAATCTGGATTAAGAGCGCAAGTCAAGGCAGGCTTTGGGGCTAAGGTTGCTCCATTTGTCAAGCCAGCTACAGTAGCTGATGTGAAGGCGGGAACTAGAGACTTGTCTCCGGGCTTTTTGCGCTGGCTAGCTGATCGCAGCCTCTCCAGCGATGACCGTATTATGCGCTTGAAGGAAGG GTACATCAAAGAAGGGAGCACAGTGAGTGTGATGGGTGTTGTGCGACGCCACGATAACGTACTGATGATCGTTCCACCACATGAGCCTGTTTCAACAGGTTGCCAATGGTTCCAATGCCTCCTCCCTACCTACGTCGAAGGTCTCGTGTTGACGTGTGACGATAATCAAGATACTGATGTAGTTCCTGTGTAG